Below is a genomic region from Marinobacter salarius.
GAGCTAAGCATGGCACAGGGCAACGAGCCCAGCCCTCCTGCATTGGACACCGCTACAGCCAGTTCATGCCCCTGCACACCGGCCATTGGCGCCTGGATGACGGGCAGATCAATTCCCAGCACATTCTGGATGGTCATTTTTTACCTCTAGATTCTTAATTGGTGGAGAGTCGCTCCCAAAGCTCATGGGCAACCACCCCCAGAGCGCCTTCCCGACGACGCACCAGATGAAGCTGTGAACGGCGGATCGGGTAACCTTTCAGATCAAGCGTTACCAGTTCGCCGGCCTCCAATTCACGGGCAATCAAGTGCTCCGGCAGACCGCCCCATCCCATCCTGGCCAGCACAATCTCTTTTTTAGCGGCAAAATCCGACACCGTCCAGCGTAGGCTCTCCGGAACCACGTCCCGGCTCTGGTCATATTGCCCCTGCCCGGTACCCGCCACCACAACCTGAACGTACGGGCGCATTTCAGCATTGCTCAGCCGCTTGCGACTGCTTGCCGGACCATAGCCGGGATGGGCTACAGGGATGATATTCACGGCGGTGTAGGGCGAAGCATGAACTGCCTCTGTGGAAAGACCATCCATTGTGGCGATGATAAAATCAACCTCGCCCGCCATGAGTCGTTCTGCACTGCCACCCATGGCATCCGACATCAGCCGGATATCCGTGGCTGGGTATGCCTCCTTGAGCTCACCAATCACTGACAGGAGATTACCCAACGGACAAGTGGCGGATACCGACAGCCGCACCTCCGCTTCCTGGCTGGCCGACAACTTGCCGGCCAACTCCTTCAGAGCCTGTACCTGGTCCAGCACACCCCGTGCCTGGCGGTAATAGGCCTTACCGGCTGGGGTAAGCACCGGGCGGTAACTCTCCCGGGACAGCAGGGTTAGCCCGGTTTCCTCTTCCAGGCTTTTGATAGCCTGGCTCAAAGCGGGCTGGGATTTGTAGAGCACCTCAGACGCTTTGCGAAAGCTGCCTTGCGTCACGATGGCATCCAGTACACGCAATTGCTCCAGCTTCATCGATGCCTCTTGTTTCTTCACCCAAAGATGATTCTATTAAATTATCATTATCATAATAACTCAATATTATTTTATTCTTATTGCAGGCAGTAATCTCCTCTGTGTCCAAGCCCAGTGCTTATCACACAGAGGAGATCTACCCATGAAACTGTATTTCAAACCCGGCGCCTGCTCACTGGCGACACACATTGTACTTAGAGAACTGGGTATTGATTTCACCCTTGAGCCCGTTGATACCCAAACCCAGCGCACCGAGTCCGGTATCGACTATAAAACCGTCAACCCCAAAGGTTATGTGCCGGCGCTGGATACCGGCAGAGCGGTACTGACCGAAGGCGCTGCGATCCTTCAATACCTGGCGGAATCAACTACATTGATACCCGACGTAGGCACCCTTGAGCGAGCCCGTTTGCAGGAGCACCTGAACTACATTGCATCGGAGCTGCACAAGGCCTTTGGTCCCTTCTTCAAAGCCAGCGCAACGGACGAACAGCGTGCCCAGGCACTGGAGACCATCCCCCGCCATTTCGACTACCTGGAGTCTCTGCTCGACGATGGTCGAGCCTATCTGGTGGGCGACACCTTCACCGTTGCTGACGCCTACCTTTTTGTAGTGTGCAGTTGGGCCGCCGTGCCCGGGATCGATCTCAAGGATTGGCCGTTCCTGAACACCCTCTGGAATCGCATGGCGGCCCGGCCGAGCGTTAAAGCCGCAATGTTGTCGGAAGGACTGGTCGCACAATGAACTCACCCAAGCCTTACGAAGCCATCCCGGTCCTGCTCGAAACCTATTTTGAAGGACTGCACAAGGCCAACAGCGCCATGCTCTCTGGCGTGTTCCATCCGCACGCCCAGTATGTGAGTGCAACACCAGAGGATTACCGGGTACTGTCGTTCGACGAATACCGGAAGGTGCTGGATCAACGGGTGCCGCCAGCAAGCAACGGAGAAACCCGCAACGAGCGCATCATTTCGATCGAAACGGGAGGCCCGACTCTCGCGTTCGCACGATTGGAAATGACCATGATGGGCCGCGACTACACCGATTTCCTGACCCTGATCTACGATCAAGGCCGCTGGGCCATCATGGCCAAAATCTTTCACTATGAAATCACAAGCCAGGGAGACTGACCATGCCGTACGTCAATATCAAAATTACCCGCGAAGGCGGCCCGGAGGGCAAGGGACCC
It encodes:
- a CDS encoding LysR family transcriptional regulator — encoded protein: MKLEQLRVLDAIVTQGSFRKASEVLYKSQPALSQAIKSLEEETGLTLLSRESYRPVLTPAGKAYYRQARGVLDQVQALKELAGKLSASQEAEVRLSVSATCPLGNLLSVIGELKEAYPATDIRLMSDAMGGSAERLMAGEVDFIIATMDGLSTEAVHASPYTAVNIIPVAHPGYGPASSRKRLSNAEMRPYVQVVVAGTGQGQYDQSRDVVPESLRWTVSDFAAKKEIVLARMGWGGLPEHLIARELEAGELVTLDLKGYPIRRSQLHLVRRREGALGVVAHELWERLSTN
- the gstA gene encoding glutathione transferase GstA, whose product is MKLYFKPGACSLATHIVLRELGIDFTLEPVDTQTQRTESGIDYKTVNPKGYVPALDTGRAVLTEGAAILQYLAESTTLIPDVGTLERARLQEHLNYIASELHKAFGPFFKASATDEQRAQALETIPRHFDYLESLLDDGRAYLVGDTFTVADAYLFVVCSWAAVPGIDLKDWPFLNTLWNRMAARPSVKAAMLSEGLVAQ
- a CDS encoding nuclear transport factor 2 family protein, yielding MNSPKPYEAIPVLLETYFEGLHKANSAMLSGVFHPHAQYVSATPEDYRVLSFDEYRKVLDQRVPPASNGETRNERIISIETGGPTLAFARLEMTMMGRDYTDFLTLIYDQGRWAIMAKIFHYEITSQGD